One Actinoplanes missouriensis 431 DNA segment encodes these proteins:
- a CDS encoding ABC transporter permease, with the protein MSRIHSSALPLLGAVTAVALWWSATAVFGIRSFFLPAPPDIVAAFRRQPGYLMREAGSTVTVTVTGFGIAVAAGLLLAVVLTAWRALERATLPVLVALNSVPKVAVAPLLVVWLGFGAQPKIVLVVLICFFPVVVATMAGLTSTPAELSELSRSLSASVWQAYLKIRLPWALPQMFVGLKVAISLAVIGAVVAEINNPTGGLGSVIVLSGMSFDTPLAFAAIALLALLSTTLFYLVVLLERLVVPWARAISG; encoded by the coding sequence GTGAGCCGGATCCACTCGTCCGCGCTGCCGCTGCTCGGCGCGGTAACAGCGGTCGCGCTCTGGTGGTCGGCCACCGCGGTCTTCGGGATCCGCTCGTTCTTCCTGCCCGCCCCGCCGGACATCGTCGCCGCGTTCCGCCGGCAGCCGGGATACCTGATGCGCGAGGCGGGGTCCACGGTGACCGTGACGGTGACCGGTTTCGGCATCGCGGTGGCGGCCGGCCTGCTGCTGGCCGTCGTGCTGACCGCGTGGCGCGCCCTGGAACGGGCCACCCTGCCGGTGCTGGTGGCGCTCAACTCGGTGCCGAAGGTCGCCGTCGCCCCGCTGCTCGTGGTCTGGCTCGGCTTCGGGGCGCAGCCCAAGATCGTACTGGTGGTGCTGATCTGCTTCTTCCCGGTCGTGGTGGCGACGATGGCCGGGCTGACGTCGACCCCCGCCGAGCTGAGCGAACTGAGCCGGTCGCTGTCGGCGAGCGTCTGGCAGGCGTACCTGAAGATCCGGTTGCCCTGGGCGCTGCCGCAGATGTTCGTCGGCCTGAAGGTCGCCATCTCCCTCGCCGTGATCGGCGCCGTGGTCGCCGAGATCAACAACCCCACCGGCGGGCTCGGCTCGGTGATCGTGCTGTCCGGGATGTCGTTCGACACCCCGCTCGCGTTCGCCGCGATCGCCCTGCTCGCACTGCTGAGCACCACGCTGTTCTACCTGGTGGTGCTCCTGGAACGGCTGGTGGTGCCGTGGGCGCGGGCGATCAGCGGATGA
- a CDS encoding methyltransferase domain-containing protein, with translation MRAAYSFDNDAPDAALRHELLAEILDHVTFDRLGAAGDLRGRRCLEAGAGGGSVARRLVALSGPGGRVLATDLNPRHLPHDQGYEVSRHDLTGDPVPDPPWDLIHARLVLAHIPERERILARLADALAPGGVLLIEEWLSAYPDVVLDAPDAAAAELVERYHRTVVERLLPANGADPAWAARVHAAMIDAGLTGVRTTIHAESWAGGTAGARLIAVNVAQVGDGLRDAGFTDAELDRLTALAADPRLVVRGHLTYSTTGRRG, from the coding sequence ATGAGGGCGGCCTACTCCTTCGACAACGACGCCCCGGACGCCGCGCTGCGCCACGAGCTGCTCGCCGAGATCCTCGACCATGTCACGTTCGACCGGCTCGGCGCGGCCGGTGACCTGCGCGGACGCCGCTGCCTGGAGGCGGGCGCCGGCGGCGGCAGCGTCGCGCGACGGCTCGTGGCGCTCAGCGGGCCGGGCGGACGGGTCCTGGCCACCGATCTCAACCCCCGGCACCTACCCCACGATCAGGGGTACGAGGTGAGCCGTCACGACCTGACCGGCGACCCCGTCCCCGACCCGCCCTGGGACCTGATCCACGCCCGCCTGGTGCTGGCCCACATCCCGGAGCGGGAGCGGATCCTGGCACGGCTCGCGGACGCCCTCGCCCCCGGCGGGGTCCTGCTGATCGAGGAGTGGCTGTCGGCGTACCCCGATGTGGTCCTGGATGCCCCCGACGCGGCCGCCGCCGAACTGGTCGAGCGTTACCACCGCACGGTCGTCGAGCGGCTGCTGCCGGCCAACGGCGCCGACCCGGCCTGGGCCGCCCGCGTGCACGCCGCGATGATCGACGCCGGGCTGACCGGCGTGCGCACCACGATCCACGCGGAGTCCTGGGCCGGTGGCACGGCCGGGGCCCGGCTGATCGCGGTGAACGTGGCACAGGTGGGCGACGGTCTGCGCGACGCCGGGTTCACCGATGCGGAACTGGACCGTCTGACCGCGCTCGCCGCCGATCCCCGGCTGGTGGTCCGCGGCCACCTCACCTACTCCACGACGGGACGCCGCGGGTGA
- a CDS encoding ABC transporter substrate-binding protein, translating to MKRIFTLVLIVAVLLAAGCNDTEDSPSTEADKVTYLTAFGAVGRDAFAWVAQEKGYFRDAGLDVTIRLGAATGENVKVLSAGQAQFANLDMTGTWILAGTGQARDIRAFAAIHQQTLVSIIALEGAGVTGPRDLEGRTLGAATGSVNQLLFPAYAKLAGIDANKVTWVNAPPAQLPALLASGRVDALSTFLIGARGISKAAGGKKTVVLPYSEFLPGLFGNGLVSTTAVIEKDPDLVRRFRDAALRGLRYTMEHPDEAAQILKKAQPAADVTAAVGEITLMAPAVKPSGEIDKNRVAAAIATLRSGALIPPGLTPESVVDFSLVPAA from the coding sequence ATGAAGCGGATCTTCACACTTGTCCTGATCGTCGCCGTCCTGCTCGCCGCGGGCTGCAACGACACCGAGGACTCCCCGTCCACCGAGGCCGACAAGGTCACCTACCTGACCGCCTTCGGCGCGGTCGGCCGCGACGCCTTCGCCTGGGTCGCCCAGGAGAAGGGCTACTTCCGCGACGCCGGGCTCGACGTCACCATCCGGCTCGGCGCCGCCACCGGCGAGAACGTCAAGGTGCTCAGCGCCGGTCAGGCCCAGTTCGCGAACCTCGACATGACCGGCACCTGGATCCTGGCCGGCACCGGCCAGGCCCGCGACATCCGGGCATTCGCCGCGATCCACCAGCAGACCCTCGTCTCGATCATCGCGCTGGAGGGCGCCGGCGTCACCGGGCCGCGCGACCTCGAAGGCCGCACGCTGGGCGCGGCGACCGGCTCGGTCAACCAGCTGCTCTTCCCGGCGTACGCGAAACTGGCCGGCATCGACGCGAACAAGGTCACCTGGGTGAACGCGCCGCCCGCCCAGCTCCCGGCACTGCTCGCCAGCGGCCGGGTCGACGCGCTCAGCACGTTCCTGATCGGCGCCCGCGGCATCTCCAAGGCGGCCGGCGGCAAGAAGACCGTCGTCCTGCCGTACAGCGAGTTCCTCCCCGGGCTGTTCGGCAACGGGCTGGTCAGCACGACCGCGGTGATCGAGAAGGATCCGGACCTGGTGCGCCGGTTCCGGGACGCGGCGCTGCGGGGCCTGCGCTACACCATGGAGCATCCCGACGAGGCCGCGCAGATCCTGAAGAAGGCGCAGCCGGCCGCCGACGTGACGGCCGCGGTCGGGGAGATCACCCTGATGGCGCCGGCCGTGAAACCGTCCGGCGAGATCGACAAGAACCGGGTCGCCGCGGCCATCGCCACGCTGCGAAGCGGCGCGCTGATCCCGCCCGGCCTGACACCGGAGTCGGTGGTCGACTTCTCCCTGGTGCCGGCGGCATGA
- a CDS encoding PAS domain-containing hybrid sensor histidine kinase/response regulator: protein MSISGGFPFRRRPPLGTAAATLAGLVATGVVLGYLLRVEVMISVIPGWPPMAPSIAVLSLLTCLALLLLAPARTGRYRRWTGYGLAALVVAAAGSGILKRFGFLDTGLPDLLALGRGEASPSTYLAQGPSPVRSPLVLLLIGLSLLLLDTDARRGRRPAQLLAATGALVVAVAGLGTFLGLDAVSRELRGYVMPIPTQVTLLLLAVAVIACRRDGLTVRIYTSPRLGGRTVRHLAPAMAAVVVLIGAVIATITRTGIAVDGLVVTIALSALFLALHVVLLRAGAVLDEADQRQTELIDQLREQRDFNETVMASLNEGVLTLAPDGQVLHVNPRWCELTGYAAGDVVGRRPPYPWWPAPRAGERSGSSGRLEFNTEVVHADGHRVPVHVTMSALRTDDHAHMSVVTYRDLTRRDRDEAERQRMARQLDHFFTMSRDLLCIASTDGYFKRVNPVWEQVLGFSADELVSRPYVEFIHPDDIGRTADAAAGLTVGRPAIAFENRFRTSGGDYRWLNWTATAADQEGVIYAVARDDTERRRTEQALAAARDEALAAARLKSQFVAMVSHEIRTPMNGVIGLTKLLLDTPLQPAQRRYGEAIRTSARALLAIINDILDFSKIEAGKVELVDAPFDLGALVEDVAHAGAAAARDKDLDILTYYPADLPAAVHGDEGRIRQVLLNLVGNAVKFTHEGHVLLRLDPADHGDRFTFSIIDTGIGIDADRIASLFEPFTQADGSHAREFGGTGLGLTISRQLVELMGGRLEVQSRPGRGSRFFFTLPLQRAEEYARRPRRIRDELAVQRLLIADGNHTSRQFLAEHGSAWGLSVQAAATAEAAARELTAADRDGTPFDVAVIDEHLPDIGGPALVRTILATPGLPRPNILLVTRDPSTDHGLTDTDGVDVLAKPVGPSTLYNYLLQRLPTGAAGDDQPGPDGPAPSTRGRVLLAEDNEINQIVATDTLATLGYDVDIASNGAEALELARSHPYQAVLMDCQMPKLDGYQATEELRRTEAPGEHIPIIAMTAGVLKEDRRRARQAGMDDFLAKPIDADELRSVLERWTAPTRH, encoded by the coding sequence GTGAGTATTTCGGGCGGGTTTCCGTTCCGCAGGCGTCCGCCGCTCGGGACCGCCGCCGCCACCCTCGCCGGACTCGTCGCCACGGGCGTGGTGCTGGGATACCTGCTCCGCGTCGAGGTGATGATCAGCGTCATTCCCGGCTGGCCGCCGATGGCCCCGAGCATCGCGGTCCTGAGCCTGCTCACCTGCCTCGCGCTGCTGCTGCTGGCCCCGGCCCGCACCGGCCGCTACCGCCGCTGGACGGGCTATGGCCTCGCCGCCCTGGTGGTGGCCGCGGCTGGATCCGGCATCCTCAAGCGATTCGGCTTCCTGGACACCGGACTGCCCGACCTGCTCGCGCTCGGCAGGGGTGAGGCCAGCCCGTCGACCTACCTGGCGCAGGGCCCGTCGCCGGTACGGTCCCCGCTCGTTCTCCTGCTCATCGGCCTGAGCCTGCTGCTGCTGGACACCGACGCCCGCCGTGGGCGGCGGCCCGCGCAGCTGCTCGCGGCGACCGGCGCGCTCGTGGTCGCCGTCGCCGGCCTGGGCACCTTCCTCGGCCTGGACGCGGTGTCGCGGGAGCTGCGCGGCTACGTGATGCCGATCCCGACGCAGGTCACCCTGCTGCTGCTCGCCGTCGCGGTGATCGCCTGCCGGCGCGACGGCCTGACCGTGCGGATCTACACCAGCCCGCGCCTCGGCGGCCGGACAGTCCGCCATCTCGCCCCCGCGATGGCGGCCGTGGTCGTGCTGATCGGTGCGGTCATCGCGACCATCACCCGTACCGGGATCGCCGTCGACGGGCTCGTGGTCACCATCGCGCTCAGCGCGCTGTTCCTCGCCCTCCACGTCGTCCTGCTGCGCGCCGGCGCGGTCCTCGACGAGGCGGACCAGCGGCAGACCGAGCTGATCGACCAGCTCCGTGAGCAGCGCGACTTCAACGAGACGGTGATGGCCTCGCTGAACGAGGGGGTGCTGACGCTCGCGCCGGACGGCCAGGTGCTGCACGTCAACCCGCGCTGGTGCGAGCTCACCGGGTACGCCGCGGGCGACGTCGTCGGACGCCGGCCGCCGTACCCGTGGTGGCCGGCGCCTCGGGCCGGTGAGCGATCCGGCTCGTCCGGGCGGCTCGAGTTCAACACCGAGGTCGTCCACGCCGACGGCCATCGGGTGCCGGTCCACGTCACGATGTCCGCGCTGCGCACCGACGACCACGCCCACATGTCGGTCGTCACCTACCGCGACCTGACCCGGCGGGACCGGGACGAGGCGGAGCGGCAGCGGATGGCCCGCCAGCTGGACCACTTCTTCACGATGTCGCGTGACCTGCTCTGCATCGCCAGCACCGACGGCTACTTCAAGCGGGTCAACCCGGTCTGGGAACAGGTGCTCGGCTTTTCCGCCGACGAGCTGGTGAGCCGGCCGTACGTCGAGTTCATCCACCCGGACGACATCGGTCGCACCGCGGACGCCGCGGCCGGGCTCACCGTCGGCCGCCCGGCGATCGCCTTCGAGAACCGCTTCCGGACGAGCGGCGGCGACTATCGGTGGCTGAACTGGACCGCCACGGCGGCCGACCAGGAGGGCGTGATCTATGCGGTCGCCCGCGACGACACCGAACGCCGCCGGACCGAGCAGGCGCTCGCCGCCGCCCGCGACGAGGCGCTCGCCGCCGCCCGGCTCAAATCGCAGTTCGTCGCCATGGTCAGCCACGAGATCCGGACCCCGATGAACGGCGTCATCGGGCTGACCAAGCTCCTCCTGGACACCCCGCTGCAGCCGGCCCAGCGCCGGTACGGCGAGGCCATCCGCACGTCGGCACGAGCGCTGCTGGCGATCATCAACGACATCCTGGACTTCTCCAAGATCGAGGCCGGCAAGGTGGAGCTGGTCGACGCCCCGTTCGACCTCGGCGCCCTGGTCGAGGACGTGGCACATGCCGGCGCCGCGGCCGCGCGGGACAAGGACCTGGACATTCTCACCTACTACCCGGCGGACCTGCCCGCGGCCGTGCACGGCGACGAGGGCCGGATCCGCCAGGTCCTGCTCAACCTCGTCGGCAACGCCGTCAAGTTCACCCACGAGGGCCATGTGCTGCTCCGGCTCGACCCTGCGGACCACGGTGACCGGTTCACGTTCAGCATCATCGACACCGGCATCGGTATCGACGCCGACCGGATCGCCTCGCTCTTCGAGCCGTTCACCCAGGCCGACGGCAGCCACGCCCGCGAGTTCGGCGGGACCGGGCTGGGCCTGACGATCAGCCGCCAGCTCGTCGAGCTGATGGGCGGGCGCCTCGAGGTGCAGAGCCGTCCCGGCCGGGGCAGCCGCTTCTTCTTCACGCTGCCGCTGCAACGGGCCGAGGAGTACGCCCGCCGGCCCCGGCGGATCCGCGACGAGCTGGCCGTCCAGCGGCTGCTGATCGCCGACGGCAATCACACCAGCCGGCAGTTCCTCGCCGAGCACGGCAGCGCCTGGGGGCTGTCGGTGCAGGCGGCCGCGACCGCCGAGGCGGCGGCGCGGGAGCTGACCGCCGCGGACCGGGACGGCACGCCGTTCGACGTGGCGGTCATCGACGAGCACCTGCCCGACATCGGCGGCCCGGCCCTGGTCCGCACGATCCTCGCCACACCCGGGCTGCCCCGGCCGAACATCCTGCTCGTCACCCGCGACCCGTCCACCGACCACGGCCTCACCGACACCGACGGCGTCGACGTCCTCGCCAAGCCGGTGGGCCCCTCGACGCTCTACAACTACCTGCTGCAGCGCCTGCCCACCGGCGCCGCCGGCGACGATCAGCCCGGCCCGGACGGCCCTGCACCGTCCACGCGGGGACGGGTCCTGCTCGCCGAGGACAACGAGATCAACCAGATCGTGGCCACCGACACCCTGGCCACGCTCGGCTACGACGTCGACATCGCCAGCAACGGCGCCGAGGCCCTGGAACTCGCGCGCAGCCATCCCTACCAGGCCGTGCTGATGGACTGTCAGATGCCCAAACTCGACGGTTACCAGGCCACCGAGGAGCTGCGCCGCACCGAGGCGCCCGGCGAGCACATCCCGATCATCGCGATGACCGCGGGCGTGCTCAAGGAGGACCGCCGGCGGGCCCGGCAGGCCGGGATGGACGACTTCCTCGCCAAGCCGATCGACGCCGACGAGCTGCGCAGCGTCCTGGAGCGCTGGACGGCGCCCACCCGTCACTGA
- a CDS encoding sensor histidine kinase, which produces MVVGQGSGGDGRSRVVALGAPFDQAAPFDQAALSKLGHELRGPLTGIIGLSGLISRKMTQGGGDPAQWARQLEMIRGSAAELLTTAERVSDLARLGAEPPGESSAFDCRPVVTEVAEALRPAAAERGRRIVTGIPPEPVGVTGDPDDLRRLLVELVDNAVKYGDGTELHLDVRRDSATPEIDVRDDGPGIAPDELGRVLRPFERGAAAHERGETGTGLGLCIAARLATRSGARLAMHSGPAGTRATVTLVATQAPEQPGQSEHPWPPSSSSTTAPPTGR; this is translated from the coding sequence ATGGTCGTGGGGCAGGGCAGCGGCGGAGACGGCCGGAGTCGCGTCGTCGCCCTCGGCGCGCCGTTCGACCAGGCCGCGCCGTTCGACCAGGCCGCGCTGTCGAAGCTGGGGCACGAGCTGCGCGGCCCGCTCACCGGCATCATCGGCCTGTCCGGCCTGATCTCCCGCAAGATGACGCAGGGCGGCGGCGATCCGGCCCAGTGGGCGCGCCAGCTCGAGATGATCCGGGGCAGCGCCGCTGAGCTGCTCACCACGGCCGAGCGGGTCAGCGACCTGGCCCGGCTCGGCGCGGAACCACCCGGCGAGAGCAGCGCGTTCGACTGCCGCCCGGTCGTCACCGAGGTCGCCGAGGCGCTGCGCCCCGCCGCCGCCGAGCGTGGCAGGCGCATCGTCACCGGGATCCCGCCCGAGCCGGTCGGCGTCACCGGCGACCCGGACGACCTGCGGCGGCTGCTCGTCGAACTGGTCGACAACGCCGTCAAGTACGGCGACGGGACCGAGCTTCACCTGGACGTCCGGCGCGACAGCGCGACGCCGGAGATCGACGTGCGCGACGACGGCCCGGGCATCGCCCCGGACGAGCTGGGCCGGGTGCTGCGGCCGTTCGAGCGGGGCGCCGCAGCGCACGAGCGGGGCGAGACCGGCACCGGGCTCGGACTGTGCATCGCGGCGCGGCTGGCCACCCGGTCGGGGGCGCGCCTCGCGATGCACAGCGGCCCCGCCGGCACGCGCGCCACGGTCACCCTGGTCGCCACGCAGGCGCCCGAGCAGCCCGGACAATCGGAGCACCCATGGCCACCATCCTCGTCGTCGACGACCGCGCCGCCAACCGGGAGGTAG
- a CDS encoding hybrid sensor histidine kinase/response regulator — MATILVVDDRAANREVARMTLDDGGHHVVEAAEGAQALDLARRIHPDLVLADVVMPGIDGYEFVQRLRADTATAGIPVVLYTANYRPEEAAPLASAYGANQIISKSADPEQLLIAVEQALHASPLPPHSPAPSADHLRTVNAKLVEKVLALDESEARFGALADVSPVGIVTGDNELSATYVNPRLADITGLTAEDLLGPGWMCCLPAGERARLRRDGVPRAQTALHGDVTLADHRRRWLHTTIRPITDDNQDHTGFVATIDDVTALIEAEQRRHADEREREAAERRRIAERFESLARLSGAVAHDFNNILNIILSFSEFIQDELRDAVGAPLDAARAAPMLDDLGNIHRAGKRAAHLAHQLLTFGGREIVQPVVINPNAVVDEVRAMIDSSIGRQITVSVELDPDAGNVVVDSNQLSQVLLNLAVNARDAMPHGGHLALSTRHLRTAEVSRGLPPGEYVHIAVRDDGEGMPPDVVDRAIEPFFTTRPKGHGTGLGLATAYGIMRQASGDLLIESAPGEGTTINLYLPATDEAAPAPVAPASVTADAGRTVLVADDEDGVREVAARILTRAGYHVLRAANGQEALDLTRTHAGPIDVVLSDVVMPHMNGPELAAALREDHPGLPVLYMSGYADPLMSEQGIVDGGVTVVGKPFTTEELLSAVAGTLLSIDRS, encoded by the coding sequence ATGGCCACCATCCTCGTCGTCGACGACCGCGCCGCCAACCGGGAGGTAGCCCGGATGACCCTCGACGACGGCGGTCACCACGTCGTCGAGGCCGCGGAGGGCGCGCAGGCCCTGGACCTGGCGCGCCGGATCCACCCCGATCTGGTCCTCGCCGACGTGGTCATGCCGGGGATCGACGGGTACGAGTTCGTCCAGCGGCTGCGCGCGGACACCGCCACCGCGGGCATCCCGGTCGTGCTCTACACCGCGAACTACCGGCCGGAGGAGGCCGCGCCGCTGGCGTCCGCGTACGGCGCCAACCAGATCATCTCCAAGTCGGCCGACCCCGAGCAGCTGCTGATCGCCGTCGAGCAGGCGCTGCACGCGTCACCGCTGCCGCCGCACAGCCCGGCACCGTCCGCCGATCACCTGCGCACGGTCAACGCCAAGCTGGTGGAGAAGGTGCTCGCGCTGGACGAGAGCGAGGCCCGCTTCGGCGCGCTCGCTGATGTCTCGCCGGTCGGCATCGTGACCGGCGACAACGAGCTGTCCGCCACGTACGTCAACCCGCGCCTCGCCGACATCACCGGCCTGACCGCCGAGGACCTGCTCGGACCCGGCTGGATGTGCTGCCTGCCGGCCGGCGAGCGGGCCCGGCTGCGGCGCGACGGCGTGCCCCGGGCCCAGACCGCCCTGCACGGCGACGTGACCCTGGCCGATCACCGGCGCCGCTGGCTGCACACCACGATCCGGCCGATCACCGACGACAATCAGGACCACACCGGCTTCGTCGCCACGATCGACGACGTCACCGCGCTGATCGAGGCCGAGCAGCGCCGGCACGCCGACGAGCGGGAGCGGGAGGCCGCCGAGCGCCGCCGGATCGCCGAACGGTTCGAGAGCCTGGCCCGGCTCTCCGGCGCGGTGGCCCACGACTTCAACAACATCCTCAACATCATTCTGTCGTTCAGCGAGTTCATCCAGGACGAGCTGCGCGACGCGGTCGGCGCGCCGCTGGACGCTGCCCGGGCCGCACCCATGCTCGACGACCTCGGCAACATCCACCGGGCCGGCAAGCGCGCCGCCCACCTCGCCCACCAGCTGCTCACCTTCGGCGGCCGGGAGATCGTGCAGCCGGTGGTGATCAACCCGAACGCCGTGGTCGACGAGGTCCGGGCCATGATCGACTCCAGCATCGGGCGGCAGATCACGGTCAGCGTCGAGCTCGACCCGGACGCCGGCAACGTCGTGGTCGACAGCAACCAGCTCAGCCAGGTGCTGCTCAACCTGGCGGTCAACGCCCGCGACGCGATGCCGCACGGCGGCCATCTCGCGCTCAGCACCCGGCACCTGCGCACCGCGGAGGTGAGCCGGGGCCTGCCACCGGGGGAGTACGTCCACATCGCGGTCCGCGACGACGGCGAGGGCATGCCCCCGGACGTGGTGGACCGGGCGATCGAGCCGTTCTTCACGACCCGGCCGAAGGGGCACGGCACCGGCCTGGGCCTGGCGACCGCGTACGGCATCATGCGGCAGGCTTCCGGTGACCTGCTCATCGAGTCCGCGCCGGGGGAGGGCACCACCATCAACCTCTATCTGCCGGCCACCGACGAGGCGGCGCCCGCGCCGGTCGCTCCGGCGAGCGTCACCGCCGACGCCGGCCGGACCGTCCTGGTCGCCGACGACGAGGACGGCGTCCGCGAGGTGGCGGCCCGGATCCTGACCAGGGCCGGCTATCACGTCCTGCGCGCCGCCAACGGGCAGGAGGCCCTGGATCTCACCCGGACCCATGCCGGCCCGATCGACGTGGTGCTCTCCGACGTGGTCATGCCGCACATGAACGGTCCGGAGCTGGCCGCCGCCCTCCGTGAGGACCATCCCGGGCTGCCGGTGCTCTACATGTCCGGGTACGCGGATCCGCTCATGAGCGAGCAGGGCATCGTCGACGGCGGCGTCACCGTCGTCGGCAAACCGTTCACCACGGAGGAGCTGCTGTCGGCGGTGGCCGGCACGCTCTTGAGTATCGACAGGTCGTGA
- a CDS encoding SulP family inorganic anion transporter translates to MKKTFRKDTVAGVVLGVESVPDGLASGLLAGVNPLAGLYAYLFGTLGGAVFTSSAFMAVQGTGAMGIIVADVPSVHAAADPARALFTLSMLTGLIMVVAGLLRLGFVLRFVPNTVMVAFLSAVGVNIVLGQLSNFTGYEADGANRVLRALDTLLHPTLLDAQSVATGAVTIALILLLERTRVGAFGLVVAVVVTSVAVPLLGWTGVRVVEDLSAVPNALPMPVAPDPRAVPGLLVPALALAFVGLLQGAAISAGFPNPDGRYPDASRDFVGQGAANVTSGVFQGMPVGGSVSGTSLNRAAGARSRLSLFIAAAVMAVVVMAFADVVGRIVMPALAGLLMLIGLRTIKPAALAAVWRTGGVQKTVLVSTFVLTMLIPLQYAVLAGVGLSVVLHVIRQSHQVTIRRWQLDDGGRVVESDPPAALAGDEVVVLQPYGSLMFAAARVLEEQLPAPARNCVVIIRLRGREQLDTTFLGVVRRYAEALRACDSRLMLVSANERVRKQLRVDGLTELVEVYRGDERVGASVRRAYADATAWIRERRDT, encoded by the coding sequence GTGAAGAAGACCTTCCGGAAGGACACCGTCGCCGGTGTGGTGCTCGGCGTGGAGAGCGTGCCCGACGGTCTCGCCTCCGGCCTGCTCGCCGGGGTCAACCCGCTGGCCGGGCTCTACGCCTACTTGTTCGGCACGCTCGGCGGCGCGGTCTTCACCAGTTCGGCGTTCATGGCCGTGCAGGGCACCGGCGCGATGGGCATCATCGTGGCCGACGTGCCCTCGGTCCACGCCGCCGCCGACCCGGCGCGGGCGCTGTTCACGCTCTCCATGCTGACCGGACTGATCATGGTGGTGGCGGGTCTGCTGCGGCTCGGGTTCGTGCTGCGGTTCGTGCCGAACACGGTGATGGTGGCGTTCCTCAGCGCGGTCGGCGTCAACATCGTCCTGGGCCAGCTCTCCAACTTCACCGGGTACGAGGCCGACGGCGCCAACCGGGTGCTGCGTGCCCTGGACACCCTGCTGCACCCCACTCTCCTGGACGCGCAGTCGGTCGCCACCGGAGCGGTCACGATCGCGCTGATCCTGCTCCTGGAGCGCACCCGGGTCGGCGCGTTCGGCCTGGTCGTCGCGGTCGTCGTCACCTCGGTCGCGGTGCCGCTGCTGGGCTGGACCGGGGTGCGCGTCGTCGAGGATCTCAGCGCCGTGCCGAACGCGCTGCCGATGCCTGTCGCCCCCGATCCGCGGGCCGTTCCGGGGCTGCTGGTGCCGGCGCTGGCGCTCGCGTTCGTGGGGCTGCTGCAGGGTGCGGCCATCTCGGCCGGTTTCCCGAACCCGGACGGCCGGTACCCGGACGCGTCCCGTGACTTCGTCGGCCAGGGCGCCGCGAACGTCACCTCCGGAGTGTTCCAGGGCATGCCGGTGGGCGGCTCGGTCTCCGGGACCAGCCTGAACCGGGCCGCCGGGGCCCGCTCCCGGCTGTCGCTGTTCATCGCCGCCGCGGTGATGGCCGTGGTCGTCATGGCGTTCGCGGACGTGGTCGGGCGGATCGTCATGCCGGCGCTCGCGGGCCTGCTGATGCTGATCGGCCTGCGCACGATCAAACCGGCCGCGCTGGCGGCGGTGTGGCGCACCGGCGGCGTGCAGAAGACGGTGCTGGTCAGCACGTTCGTCCTGACGATGCTGATCCCGCTGCAGTACGCCGTGCTGGCCGGCGTCGGGCTGTCGGTGGTCCTGCACGTGATCCGCCAGTCGCATCAGGTGACGATCCGGCGGTGGCAGCTGGACGACGGCGGACGGGTGGTGGAGTCCGACCCGCCGGCCGCGTTGGCCGGCGACGAGGTGGTGGTGCTCCAGCCGTACGGAAGCCTGATGTTCGCCGCCGCCCGGGTGCTGGAGGAACAACTGCCGGCGCCGGCCCGGAACTGCGTGGTGATCATCCGGCTGCGCGGGCGTGAGCAGCTGGACACCACCTTCCTGGGCGTGGTGCGCCGGTACGCGGAGGCGCTGCGGGCCTGCGACAGCAGGCTGATGCTGGTGTCGGCGAATGAGCGGGTCCGCAAGCAGCTGCGCGTCGACGGCCTGACCGAGCTGGTCGAGGTCTACCGCGGTGACGAGCGGGTCGGCGCGTCGGTGCGGCGGGCCTACGCCGACGCGACCGCCTGGATCCGGGAGCGCCGCGACACCTGA
- a CDS encoding TfoX/Sxy family protein translates to MGYDRELAERIREVLSGRPVREVSMFGGLTFMVNDKIAVTANTGGDLMVRCDPDRVDDLLDRDGAQWPSMRGRRMSKGWIVVESGRVQSDEDLRSWIEEALTYNAKTTGGGE, encoded by the coding sequence ATGGGGTACGACCGTGAGCTCGCCGAACGGATCCGTGAGGTCCTCTCCGGACGGCCGGTGCGGGAGGTGAGCATGTTCGGCGGACTGACCTTCATGGTCAACGACAAGATCGCCGTCACCGCGAACACCGGGGGCGACCTGATGGTCCGCTGCGACCCGGACCGCGTCGACGACCTGCTCGACCGCGACGGCGCCCAGTGGCCGTCGATGCGCGGCCGGCGGATGAGCAAGGGCTGGATCGTCGTGGAGTCCGGGCGCGTCCAGTCCGACGAGGACCTGCGGTCCTGGATCGAGGAGGCCCTCACCTACAACGCGAAGACGACCGGCGGCGGCGAGTAG